The following proteins come from a genomic window of Chloroflexota bacterium:
- a CDS encoding NUDIX hydrolase translates to MSSRTPDRAPMDEQAGKELVIGSERIYSGRILNLRVDTVRLPSGHTAKREVVEHRGSVGIVALDADENILLVRQYRHPVGRVLLEIPAGTLEEDEDIEQCVRRELQEETGYQAGRIERLLDFYPTPGFCSEYLHIYLAKDLRLGKPVLEEDERVELAKLPLKRALELLRDGCIYDGKTIIGLLALDAQYAQLRYG, encoded by the coding sequence ATGAGCTCACGAACTCCTGACCGTGCTCCTATGGATGAGCAGGCTGGTAAGGAATTGGTTATTGGCAGTGAACGGATCTACAGTGGGCGCATTTTGAATCTGCGTGTAGACACGGTTCGCTTGCCCAGTGGACACACCGCTAAGCGCGAGGTTGTTGAGCATCGCGGTTCCGTAGGCATCGTGGCCTTGGATGCGGATGAAAACATCCTACTGGTCAGGCAATATCGTCATCCAGTAGGTCGGGTGTTGTTAGAGATACCGGCCGGCACATTGGAGGAGGATGAAGATATCGAGCAGTGTGTGCGGCGTGAGTTGCAGGAGGAAACGGGGTATCAAGCCGGTAGAATCGAGCGTCTTCTTGACTTCTATCCCACGCCTGGTTTTTGTAGCGAGTATCTCCATATCTATTTGGCTAAGGACCTTAGGCTCGGCAAGCCCGTTTTGGAAGAAGATGAGCGCGTCGAACTGGCCAAATTGCCGCTGAAAAGGGCCCTCGAACTGTTGCGCGATGGCTGTATTTATGATGGCAAGACCATCATCGGGCTGTTGGCGTTGGACGCGCAGTATGCCCAACTCAGGTATGGTTAA
- a CDS encoding NUDIX hydrolase, with amino-acid sequence MSKLKTVRAVSAGGVAFRQDGEIQIVLVGRNEPRTWGLPKGTPRQGESLEETALREVSEETGLVVRLLEPIGEIEYWFVLKGHRFHKTVYFFLMEVTGGDISRHDPEYDLVEWFSAQDALQQLTYANESGIVQRALELIGRYATGGIASRSSQ; translated from the coding sequence GTGAGCAAATTGAAAACAGTAAGAGCCGTTTCCGCTGGAGGAGTTGCCTTTCGTCAAGACGGAGAGATACAGATAGTTCTAGTGGGACGGAATGAGCCGAGAACATGGGGTTTGCCGAAAGGAACACCTCGGCAAGGTGAGAGCTTGGAGGAGACGGCTCTGCGAGAAGTATCCGAAGAGACTGGTCTGGTTGTTCGTCTTCTTGAACCTATTGGGGAGATTGAATACTGGTTTGTCCTGAAAGGGCATCGTTTTCACAAGACGGTTTATTTCTTTCTAATGGAAGTGACCGGTGGCGATATTTCCAGACATGACCCTGAGTATGATCTCGTCGAATGGTTCTCTGCACAAGATGCTCTGCAGCAATTAACTTATGCCAATGAGTCCGGAATAGTGCAACGTGCACTAGAGCTCATCGGGAGATATGCAACAGGAGGCATAGCCTCCCGTAG